A portion of the Actomonas aquatica genome contains these proteins:
- a CDS encoding glycosyl hydrolase family 8, producing the protein MKPHLLLAGVLALTPFANAAPPPGGAALTGEYPNLFKTYLGKSDAEVEAKLAAAFDQLFYGDPFTERIYYMGSEDTAYLADVGSRDVRSEGISYGMMITVQMDKQTEFNAIWKWAKTHMFYEEGPLKGYFAWHRDYDGDMTRADGSEIRGAGPAPDGENWMVMALFFASHRWGDGEGIFNYGREAQDLLKMMIHKDAPSEHGGVKAMFHPVHKQIRFVPEGPASEFTDPSYHTPHYTELFARWAEDPADRAFLKEVAATSRQHFRDAADPTTGIMPNYTNFDGSALERWGRVFDADAWRTLGWPAMDWSWWGEDEWMVEQSNRILRFYASQPADDWPDKMQLDGTVERRGGIAPGLTGMAAVAALAADPELGKPMVERLWNMEMPSDVGRDTDGTMAEGELRSWRYYDGLLTMFGLLHASGQFRVYGPVSP; encoded by the coding sequence ATGAAACCCCACCTGCTGCTCGCGGGCGTGTTGGCTCTTACCCCCTTTGCCAATGCCGCACCCCCTCCCGGCGGAGCCGCCCTCACCGGCGAGTATCCGAACCTCTTCAAAACCTACCTCGGCAAATCCGATGCGGAGGTTGAAGCGAAGCTGGCGGCGGCATTCGACCAGCTCTTTTACGGCGATCCGTTCACCGAGCGCATCTACTACATGGGCTCCGAGGACACCGCCTACCTCGCCGATGTGGGCAGCCGTGACGTGCGCTCCGAGGGCATTTCTTACGGGATGATGATCACGGTGCAGATGGACAAGCAGACCGAGTTCAACGCCATTTGGAAGTGGGCCAAAACCCACATGTTTTACGAGGAAGGTCCGCTGAAGGGTTACTTTGCTTGGCACCGTGATTACGATGGCGACATGACGCGCGCCGACGGCTCTGAGATCCGCGGTGCAGGTCCGGCCCCCGACGGGGAAAACTGGATGGTGATGGCGCTTTTCTTCGCGTCGCACCGCTGGGGTGATGGTGAAGGTATCTTCAACTACGGCCGCGAAGCGCAGGACCTGTTGAAGATGATGATTCACAAGGATGCGCCCAGCGAACATGGCGGGGTGAAGGCGATGTTCCATCCCGTGCACAAGCAGATCCGGTTTGTGCCGGAGGGTCCGGCTTCGGAGTTCACCGATCCGTCGTATCATACTCCCCACTACACCGAGCTCTTTGCCCGCTGGGCGGAGGATCCGGCTGACCGCGCCTTCCTCAAGGAAGTGGCCGCAACCAGCCGCCAACACTTCCGCGATGCGGCCGACCCGACCACCGGCATCATGCCGAACTACACCAACTTTGACGGCTCCGCGCTCGAGCGCTGGGGACGCGTCTTCGATGCCGATGCCTGGCGCACGCTGGGCTGGCCGGCGATGGACTGGTCGTGGTGGGGCGAAGACGAATGGATGGTCGAGCAGTCCAACCGCATACTGCGCTTCTACGCCTCGCAGCCGGCCGACGACTGGCCCGACAAGATGCAGCTCGACGGCACGGTGGAGCGTCGCGGTGGCATCGCCCCGGGGCTCACCGGCATGGCGGCGGTGGCCGCGCTGGCGGCCGATCCCGAGTTGGGCAAGCCGATGGTCGAGCGTCTCTGGAACATGGAGATGCCGAGCGACGTCGGTCGCGATACCGATGGCACCATGGCCGAAGGCGAGCTGCGCAGCTGGCGCTACTACGACGGGCTGCTGACGATGTTTGGGCTGCTGCATGCCAGCGGCCAATTCCGAGTTTATGGTCCGGTTTCACCCTGA
- a CDS encoding alpha-glucuronidase family glycosyl hydrolase produces MKRYLLAALLAGVGATSVMAEDGYRLWLRYDRVESRETRSDYRGAVEAIVVQTPTGEASPTIDALKAELARGLDGLIGRDPTVHLVAGETRDDLGADGYALTNVTVDGDDAVRITANSDAGALYGAFALLRKMQLRESLDALDEVSVPKIDRRLLNHWDNLNRFVERGYAGFSLWEWNYLPDILSPRYTDYARALASVGLNGTVVTNVNANALVLTPEYLTKVKALADVFRPWGIRIYLTARFSAPMEIGGLETADPLDPAVQAWWDAKVAEIYEHIPDFGGFLVKANSEGQPGPWEYGRDHADGANLLAKPLAAAGRDGIVMWRAFVYAFEDTTDRVKQAYNQFVPLDGKFADNVLVQIKNGPLDFMPREAFSPLFGATPQTNQMVELQITQEYLGASIQLAYLGTMWEEVLDQDTYVAGEGSTIGKVVDGSLFNHPVSAIAGVANTGDDRNWTGHPLAQANWYAYGRLAWDHELGARDIATEWTGLTFDADEEASTQIVDLLMGSRETVVNYSMPLGLHHIMERGHHYGPGPWVTGGRADWTSPYYHQADEVGLGANRIASGTNAIEQYAPELQEQWGQLANVPDELLLWFHHVPWDYEMRSGRTLWNELALRYQQGVDEVRAMRATWADLRGGIDEERWDAVRQRLALQEKDAIEWRDACLLYFQQFSQRPLPEGVEAPAYDLQHYIDVDRRFFPGHPGDY; encoded by the coding sequence ATGAAACGTTATCTGCTGGCAGCTCTGCTCGCCGGCGTCGGTGCCACCTCGGTTATGGCCGAGGATGGTTACCGGCTCTGGCTGCGCTACGATCGGGTGGAATCCCGCGAAACCCGTTCCGATTACCGGGGCGCGGTGGAAGCCATCGTGGTGCAAACCCCCACCGGCGAAGCCTCGCCGACCATCGACGCCCTCAAAGCCGAGCTCGCTCGCGGACTTGATGGCCTCATCGGTCGCGACCCGACCGTGCACCTCGTCGCGGGCGAGACGCGCGACGACCTCGGCGCCGATGGCTACGCGCTCACCAACGTCACCGTCGATGGCGACGACGCCGTGCGCATCACCGCCAACTCCGATGCCGGCGCGCTCTACGGTGCCTTTGCGCTCCTGCGCAAAATGCAGCTCCGCGAGTCGCTCGATGCCCTCGACGAGGTTTCGGTGCCGAAGATCGACCGCCGCCTGCTCAACCACTGGGACAACCTCAACCGTTTCGTGGAGCGCGGTTACGCCGGCTTCTCGTTGTGGGAGTGGAACTACCTCCCCGACATTCTTTCGCCGCGTTACACCGACTACGCCCGCGCGCTCGCTTCGGTGGGGCTCAACGGCACCGTCGTCACCAACGTCAACGCCAACGCCCTCGTGCTCACGCCGGAATACCTCACCAAGGTCAAGGCGCTGGCCGACGTGTTCCGCCCCTGGGGTATCCGGATTTACCTTACAGCCCGCTTCAGCGCCCCGATGGAGATCGGTGGACTCGAAACGGCCGATCCGCTCGATCCCGCGGTGCAGGCCTGGTGGGACGCCAAGGTGGCCGAGATCTACGAGCACATTCCTGATTTCGGCGGCTTCCTGGTGAAAGCGAATTCCGAGGGCCAGCCCGGCCCGTGGGAATACGGCCGTGACCACGCCGACGGCGCGAACCTCCTGGCCAAGCCGCTCGCCGCCGCCGGCCGTGACGGCATCGTGATGTGGCGCGCATTTGTGTATGCCTTTGAGGACACGACCGATCGCGTGAAGCAGGCCTACAACCAGTTTGTCCCGCTCGACGGCAAGTTCGCCGACAACGTGCTGGTGCAGATCAAAAACGGTCCGCTCGATTTCATGCCGCGCGAGGCCTTTAGCCCGCTCTTTGGCGCCACGCCGCAGACCAACCAAATGGTCGAGCTGCAGATCACACAGGAGTATCTCGGCGCCTCCATCCAACTCGCTTACCTCGGCACCATGTGGGAGGAAGTGCTCGACCAGGACACCTACGTGGCGGGCGAAGGCTCGACCATCGGCAAGGTCGTCGACGGCAGCCTCTTCAACCATCCGGTGTCCGCCATTGCCGGCGTCGCCAACACGGGTGACGATCGCAACTGGACCGGCCATCCGCTGGCGCAGGCCAATTGGTATGCCTACGGTCGTCTCGCCTGGGATCACGAACTTGGTGCCCGCGACATCGCGACCGAGTGGACCGGCCTCACCTTTGACGCCGACGAGGAAGCCAGCACCCAGATCGTCGACCTGCTGATGGGTTCGCGCGAGACGGTGGTGAACTACTCCATGCCGCTCGGCCTGCATCACATCATGGAGCGCGGCCATCACTACGGACCGGGTCCGTGGGTGACCGGCGGTCGGGCCGACTGGACCTCGCCCTACTATCACCAAGCCGACGAGGTCGGCCTCGGCGCCAATCGCATCGCCAGTGGCACCAACGCCATCGAGCAATACGCGCCCGAGCTGCAGGAGCAGTGGGGCCAACTCGCGAATGTGCCGGACGAGCTGCTGTTGTGGTTCCACCACGTGCCGTGGGACTATGAAATGCGCAGCGGTCGCACGCTGTGGAACGAACTCGCGCTGCGCTATCAGCAAGGCGTCGACGAAGTGCGCGCCATGCGGGCAACGTGGGCGGACCTGCGCGGCGGGATCGACGAAGAGCGCTGGGACGCGGTGCGGCAGCGGCTCGCGTTGCAGGAAAAGGACGCGATCGAATGGCGCGACGCCTGCCTGTTGTATTTCCAGCAGTTTTCGCAGCGCCCGTTGCCGGAAGGCGTCGAAGCGCCGGCGTATGATCTGCAGCACTACATCGATGTGGACCGCCGCTTCTTCCCGGGCCATCCGGGAGATTATTGA
- a CDS encoding MFS transporter codes for MSDTTNVKLSFREKFGYSLGDAGANFVFQMMIVFQTAFYTDVMGIGASAVAWMLLLVRFSDAITDPIMGAIADRTNTRWGKFRPWLLWSAIPFALLFVAAYSVPDGLSPSARLWYSVFTYTVLMMAYTMNNAPYSALNGVMTSNSSERTSLSQYRFFSAMVAAFVVQGLTLPLVNKLGDGDDAKGWMLTISLFATIAVVFFVITFFSAKERVEPPKGQKPDLKQDFKDISKNVPWIAMFCMTLFVFITLAVRGGSQYYYFTYFVDSDALTAFVNKAGLFASAATADSLSFGGRILDLFGLIVKEGDNPTAVGFSLFNMTGSLVNVLGVLMAKPLADRFGKKTVFMVGLAGAAFFQASFFFVGAASVTTMFALTFLTSLCYGPTIPLLWAMIADCADWGEWKNNRRATGFVFAGIVFALKGGLGIGGAITGWLLAMYGYPEQGDLTPAWMEAIAAQGLAQDSAAAKQLLDAMVFEARSADGLLMGYRQMIGFFSGGFFFLGVICMFFYPISKQVAIEMSDELEKRRIAEGNQPAEA; via the coding sequence ATGAGTGATACCACCAATGTGAAGCTCTCCTTCCGGGAGAAGTTTGGTTACAGTCTCGGCGACGCTGGCGCGAACTTCGTCTTCCAGATGATGATCGTCTTCCAGACGGCCTTTTACACCGACGTCATGGGCATCGGTGCCTCGGCCGTCGCCTGGATGCTGCTGCTGGTCCGCTTCAGCGACGCGATCACCGACCCGATCATGGGTGCCATCGCCGACCGCACCAACACCCGTTGGGGCAAGTTCCGCCCGTGGCTTTTGTGGTCGGCCATCCCCTTCGCGTTGCTCTTTGTCGCGGCCTACTCGGTGCCGGACGGGCTGAGCCCGAGCGCCCGCCTCTGGTATTCAGTATTCACCTACACGGTGCTGATGATGGCCTACACCATGAACAACGCGCCGTATTCCGCGTTGAACGGGGTCATGACCTCCAACAGCAGCGAACGCACGAGCCTGTCGCAGTATCGTTTCTTCTCTGCCATGGTCGCGGCCTTCGTGGTGCAGGGGCTCACCCTGCCGTTGGTCAACAAGCTCGGTGACGGCGACGACGCCAAGGGCTGGATGCTCACCATCAGCCTTTTCGCCACCATTGCGGTGGTGTTCTTCGTCATTACCTTCTTCAGCGCCAAGGAGCGCGTGGAGCCGCCGAAGGGCCAGAAGCCCGACCTCAAGCAGGACTTCAAGGACATCAGCAAAAACGTGCCGTGGATCGCCATGTTCTGCATGACGCTCTTTGTCTTCATCACCCTCGCGGTGCGTGGTGGTTCCCAATATTACTACTTCACCTATTTTGTGGATAGCGACGCACTCACAGCGTTCGTGAATAAGGCGGGACTCTTTGCCTCGGCCGCGACTGCCGACAGCCTGTCCTTTGGCGGGCGTATCCTCGATCTCTTCGGTTTGATCGTGAAGGAAGGCGATAACCCGACAGCCGTCGGTTTCTCGCTCTTCAACATGACCGGCAGTCTGGTGAATGTGCTGGGCGTGCTGATGGCCAAGCCCTTGGCCGACCGCTTCGGTAAGAAGACGGTGTTCATGGTCGGTCTCGCCGGCGCGGCCTTCTTCCAAGCCTCCTTCTTCTTTGTCGGCGCGGCCTCGGTAACGACCATGTTTGCCCTCACCTTCCTCACCAGCCTCTGCTACGGCCCGACCATTCCGCTGCTCTGGGCGATGATCGCCGACTGCGCCGACTGGGGTGAGTGGAAAAACAACCGTCGCGCCACCGGCTTCGTGTTTGCCGGCATCGTGTTTGCCCTCAAGGGCGGCCTCGGCATCGGTGGTGCCATCACCGGATGGCTGCTCGCCATGTATGGTTATCCCGAACAGGGCGACCTGACCCCGGCCTGGATGGAAGCCATTGCCGCCCAAGGTTTGGCGCAGGACTCCGCCGCGGCGAAGCAACTGCTGGACGCCATGGTCTTCGAAGCGCGTTCCGCAGATGGACTGCTCATGGGCTATCGCCAGATGATCGGTTTCTTCTCCGGCGGCTTCTTCTTCCTCGGTGTGATCTGCATGTTCTTCTATCCGATCTCCAAGCAGGTCGCCATAGAGATGAGCGACGAACTGGAAAAGCGCCGCATCGCTGAAGGCAACCAACCGGCCGAAGCTTGA
- the xylA gene encoding xylose isomerase, with the protein MKSRHFAGIPQIPFEGTGTDNALAFRHYNPDEVIDGKTLKDHMRFSIAYWHSFRGVGSDPFGPGTIVRSWESGKDPVSVAKKRMDAAFEFFQKIQAPYWCWHDRDIAPEGSSLKQSNKYLDAIVAHAKKLQAQTGVKLLWGTANMFSNPRFMCGAATNPDAHVFAYAAAQVKKALECTLELGGENYVFWGGREGYETLLNTDLKREQDHLAAFMHMALDYAKEIGFTGQFLIEPKPREPTKHQYDFDVASGIAFLRTYKLDKKFKFNIETNHATLAGHTFEHEIEVAAAAGMLGSIDANTGDTLLGWDTDQFSTDVKGLTLAMVSILRAGGLGSGGFNFDAKVRRPSIDKEDLFYAHIGGMDAYALAFKTARKILADGKLSGFVKDRYSSFDKGFGKDIEKKKIGFKDLEKIAFKLGEPKPVSGRQEYLENLLNTYLHG; encoded by the coding sequence ATGAAGTCACGTCACTTTGCGGGCATCCCGCAGATCCCCTTCGAAGGCACTGGCACCGACAACGCGCTGGCCTTCCGTCACTACAACCCCGACGAGGTCATCGACGGCAAGACGCTCAAGGACCACATGCGGTTCTCGATCGCCTACTGGCACTCCTTCCGCGGCGTCGGCAGCGACCCCTTTGGTCCCGGCACGATCGTGCGTTCGTGGGAGTCCGGCAAAGACCCGGTCTCCGTGGCCAAGAAGCGCATGGATGCGGCCTTTGAGTTCTTCCAAAAGATCCAGGCCCCCTACTGGTGCTGGCACGATCGCGACATCGCGCCGGAAGGCAGCTCGCTGAAGCAGTCCAACAAGTATCTCGATGCCATCGTTGCCCACGCCAAGAAGTTGCAGGCGCAGACCGGCGTGAAGCTCCTCTGGGGCACGGCCAACATGTTCAGCAACCCGCGCTTCATGTGCGGTGCGGCCACCAACCCCGACGCCCACGTCTTCGCCTACGCCGCGGCGCAGGTGAAGAAGGCCCTCGAGTGCACCCTCGAGCTCGGCGGTGAAAACTACGTCTTCTGGGGCGGCCGCGAGGGTTACGAGACCCTGCTCAACACCGATCTCAAGCGCGAGCAGGACCACCTCGCGGCGTTCATGCACATGGCCCTCGATTACGCCAAGGAGATCGGCTTCACCGGCCAGTTCCTGATCGAGCCGAAGCCGCGCGAACCCACCAAGCACCAATACGACTTCGACGTCGCCAGCGGCATCGCGTTCCTGCGCACCTACAAGCTGGACAAGAAGTTTAAGTTCAACATCGAGACCAACCACGCCACCCTCGCCGGCCACACCTTCGAGCACGAAATCGAAGTCGCCGCCGCGGCCGGCATGCTCGGCTCGATCGACGCGAACACCGGTGACACGCTGCTGGGTTGGGACACCGACCAATTCTCCACCGACGTCAAGGGCCTCACCCTCGCCATGGTTTCGATCCTGCGCGCCGGCGGCCTTGGCAGCGGCGGTTTCAACTTCGACGCCAAGGTGCGCCGTCCGTCCATCGACAAGGAGGACCTGTTCTACGCCCACATCGGCGGCATGGACGCCTACGCGCTGGCCTTCAAGACGGCTCGCAAGATCCTCGCCGACGGCAAGCTGAGCGGCTTCGTGAAGGACCGCTACAGCAGCTTCGACAAGGGCTTCGGCAAGGACATCGAGAAGAAGAAGATCGGGTTCAAGGACCTCGAGAAGATCGCCTTCAAGCTCGGTGAACCGAAGCCGGTCTCGGGACGTCAGGAGTATCTCGAGAATCTCCTCAACACCTACCTGCACGGCTAA
- a CDS encoding LacI family DNA-binding transcriptional regulator: MSAPRRVTLSDIAKQAGVHVTTVSLALRNHPRLPERTRKRIQKIANELGYQPDPVLQALVAYRGKVMARRNPPTLAYLTNWSTRLGWQNVTAHPEFYAGAQAKSKELGFNLEHFWMGEPGLTHTRMSKILQTRGINGLIIASHRREADVALHFDWSSFSAVKIDYFPHEPELHNVTNDQCAIIRQAMRQARELGYKRIGCVMHRGWDHSVDRLWTAGFMAEQSLYPESERVPMFVFPDAEPVEAWMSESKAHVEAPAGSFKTWFKKHQPDVILSKRSFVEPCFAATGLSIPQDVAFVDLFLDQFDGHTAGVRQNHEVVGQLAVEILAGQLHYNKYGVPEIPTTTYVEGTWFAGETCPPKAPAAPVKTKAKAPARKAKTTAKAKS, from the coding sequence ATGTCTGCCCCCCGTCGCGTCACCCTTTCCGACATCGCGAAACAGGCCGGTGTGCACGTCACCACCGTGTCCCTCGCCTTGCGCAATCACCCCCGTTTGCCGGAGCGCACCCGCAAACGGATTCAGAAGATCGCCAACGAACTCGGTTACCAGCCCGACCCCGTGCTCCAAGCCCTCGTCGCCTATCGCGGCAAGGTCATGGCCCGCCGCAATCCCCCCACCCTCGCCTACCTCACCAACTGGAGCACCCGCCTCGGCTGGCAAAACGTCACCGCCCACCCCGAGTTCTACGCCGGCGCCCAAGCGAAGTCCAAAGAGCTCGGCTTCAACCTCGAACACTTCTGGATGGGCGAACCCGGCCTCACCCACACCCGGATGAGCAAGATCCTCCAAACCCGCGGCATCAACGGCCTCATCATCGCCTCCCACCGCCGCGAAGCCGACGTCGCCCTGCACTTCGACTGGTCCTCCTTCTCCGCGGTTAAAATCGACTACTTCCCCCACGAGCCCGAGCTGCACAACGTCACCAACGACCAGTGCGCCATCATCCGCCAAGCCATGCGTCAGGCCCGCGAACTCGGCTACAAACGCATCGGCTGCGTCATGCACCGCGGCTGGGACCACAGCGTCGATCGCCTCTGGACCGCCGGCTTCATGGCCGAGCAATCGCTCTACCCCGAAAGCGAGCGCGTGCCCATGTTTGTCTTCCCCGACGCCGAGCCCGTCGAGGCCTGGATGTCCGAAAGCAAAGCTCACGTCGAAGCCCCCGCCGGCTCCTTCAAGACGTGGTTCAAGAAGCACCAACCCGACGTCATTCTCTCCAAACGTTCCTTCGTCGAACCCTGCTTCGCCGCCACCGGCCTCAGTATCCCCCAGGACGTCGCCTTCGTTGACCTCTTCCTCGATCAGTTCGACGGCCACACCGCCGGCGTCCGCCAAAACCACGAGGTCGTCGGCCAACTCGCCGTCGAAATCCTCGCCGGCCAGCTCCACTATAACAAATACGGCGTCCCGGAAATCCCCACCACCACCTACGTCGAAGGCACTTGGTTCGCCGGCGAAACCTGCCCGCCGAAAGCGCCCGCCGCGCCCGTAAAAACCAAAGCCAAAGCCCCCGCCCGCAAGGCCAAGACCACCGCCAAAGCGAAGTCGTAA
- a CDS encoding sigma-70 family RNA polymerase sigma factor — protein sequence MITPSSLCPAPPAECSRPPDPVALLDLVDRALAGLAPRLPAHVDRDDLASAGREALMRATRRFRGSREDARAFCFVRVRGAMLDELRRLDPLARRRRERARAVSRVEHQLTHELGRTPSTFEIAEALNYSLPEVENALADLAAEEAGTPVLDENLADPASPCPAARAESGDLMERLSDALDRLPPKQAYAVRRYHLEEATLDLIGGELGVSRERARQLREAGEKRLRADLEILSLWDAIIA from the coding sequence ATGATCACACCCAGCTCTCTCTGTCCTGCGCCTCCCGCCGAATGTAGCCGCCCGCCCGACCCGGTCGCGCTGCTCGATTTGGTTGACCGCGCCCTCGCCGGCCTCGCGCCGCGCCTCCCCGCCCACGTCGACCGCGACGACCTCGCCTCCGCCGGCCGCGAAGCCCTCATGCGGGCCACCCGCCGCTTCCGCGGCTCCCGCGAAGACGCCCGCGCCTTCTGCTTCGTCCGCGTCCGCGGCGCCATGCTCGACGAACTCCGTCGGCTCGACCCGCTCGCCCGCCGTAGGCGCGAGCGCGCCCGCGCCGTCTCCCGGGTCGAGCACCAGCTCACCCACGAGCTGGGCCGCACACCCTCGACCTTCGAGATCGCCGAGGCCCTCAACTACTCGCTGCCCGAGGTTGAGAACGCCCTCGCCGACCTCGCGGCCGAGGAAGCCGGCACGCCCGTCCTCGATGAGAACCTCGCCGATCCCGCCTCGCCCTGCCCGGCCGCCCGCGCCGAGTCCGGCGACCTCATGGAACGGCTGAGCGACGCCCTCGACCGCCTGCCGCCCAAGCAGGCCTACGCGGTCCGTCGTTATCACCTCGAGGAAGCCACGCTCGATCTTATCGGAGGGGAACTCGGCGTCTCCCGCGAACGCGCCCGCCAGCTCCGCGAAGCCGGTGAAAAGCGCCTCCGCGCCGACCTCGAGATCCTCTCGCTCTGGGACGCCATCATCGCCTGA
- a CDS encoding trimeric intracellular cation channel family protein, producing MPHPSLTNPFFLPIWFELAAVILLSMTAGIVAMKRGYDVVGVAALALLVGLGGGLIRDGIFIQQGPPGVVTNPLYIQGALLGAAVGALLGDRVERFRRVIAAVDALALGAYAAFGVQRALGSGLPIPAAILIGVVTAVGGGLLRDVITNEEPLVFRPGQFYALVALAASTLFVVLTVELAIRPTWSAGIVIVLTFVFRVLTIVFNWKTAPLAPPPQAPPSI from the coding sequence GTGCCGCATCCATCTCTCACCAACCCCTTTTTCCTGCCGATCTGGTTCGAGCTGGCGGCTGTGATCCTGCTGTCGATGACCGCCGGCATCGTAGCGATGAAGCGCGGCTACGATGTGGTGGGCGTGGCGGCGCTGGCGCTGCTGGTGGGACTGGGGGGAGGTTTGATTCGCGACGGCATTTTTATTCAGCAAGGCCCGCCGGGCGTGGTGACGAATCCACTCTACATCCAAGGGGCGTTGTTGGGCGCGGCGGTCGGGGCGCTGTTGGGGGATCGGGTGGAGCGGTTTCGCCGGGTGATCGCGGCGGTCGACGCGCTCGCGCTGGGGGCTTACGCGGCCTTTGGCGTGCAGCGGGCGCTCGGCTCGGGGCTGCCGATTCCGGCGGCGATTCTCATCGGCGTGGTGACGGCGGTGGGCGGTGGTCTCTTGCGTGACGTGATCACCAACGAAGAGCCGCTGGTCTTCCGGCCGGGGCAGTTTTACGCGCTGGTGGCGCTGGCGGCCTCGACCTTGTTTGTCGTGCTCACCGTGGAGCTGGCGATCCGGCCGACGTGGTCGGCGGGCATCGTGATCGTGCTCACCTTCGTCTTTCGGGTGCTCACGATTGTTTTCAATTGGAAGACGGCGCCACTCGCCCCGCCGCCGCAGGCGCCACCCTCGATCTAA
- a CDS encoding sensor histidine kinase, which translates to MNQPHRRSMAKKVALTYLVATTLWILLSDRLVAALFGHDQQLLEMAQTVKGMGFVLVMTGLLFVLVKRMNRLEDRFKQMESMLAVSEKLEVVGSFAATTAHDLNNMLMVVRGMTELAKLDQQSGEPLPPARLEEIEGAVVRASELVRQLSAFVRGSGEELTETEAGVLLRSFNPLLQQAASKHLVLEFSVPKQLGTICVNPSALEQVLLNLLVNARDALAGRAGGQVKLTAERCELDQHMSVFCGRPRSGEFVKISVRDNGPGIPPDQRVQVFEPFFTTKQPGQGTGLGLASVMRTMQQHDGWVELDSEVGVGCHFALFFPVVEVGETAAVA; encoded by the coding sequence ATGAACCAGCCCCATCGACGTTCCATGGCGAAGAAGGTCGCGCTCACCTATCTGGTGGCGACGACCCTGTGGATCCTACTATCGGATCGTCTCGTGGCCGCGTTGTTCGGACACGATCAGCAGCTCTTGGAAATGGCGCAGACGGTGAAGGGCATGGGCTTCGTCCTGGTGATGACCGGTCTCCTGTTCGTGCTCGTGAAGCGGATGAATCGGCTGGAGGACCGGTTTAAGCAGATGGAGTCGATGTTGGCGGTGTCGGAAAAGCTGGAGGTGGTGGGCAGCTTCGCGGCGACGACGGCGCATGATCTCAACAACATGCTGATGGTCGTGCGCGGCATGACCGAGCTGGCGAAACTCGACCAACAGAGCGGCGAGCCGCTGCCGCCGGCGCGTTTGGAAGAAATCGAAGGCGCGGTGGTGCGGGCGAGTGAGCTGGTGCGCCAGCTCTCGGCGTTTGTGCGCGGGAGCGGCGAGGAGCTCACCGAGACGGAAGCGGGCGTGTTGCTCCGCAGCTTCAACCCGCTGCTACAGCAGGCGGCGTCGAAACACCTGGTGCTGGAGTTTTCGGTGCCGAAGCAGTTGGGCACGATCTGCGTGAATCCCTCGGCTCTCGAGCAGGTGTTGCTCAACCTGCTGGTCAACGCGCGCGATGCGTTGGCGGGTCGCGCCGGCGGTCAGGTGAAGTTGACGGCGGAGCGTTGTGAGCTGGATCAGCACATGTCGGTGTTTTGTGGGCGGCCCCGCTCGGGTGAGTTCGTGAAGATCTCCGTGCGGGACAACGGCCCGGGGATTCCGCCCGACCAGCGGGTGCAGGTGTTTGAGCCGTTTTTCACCACCAAGCAGCCGGGTCAAGGCACCGGCTTGGGCCTGGCTTCGGTCATGCGCACCATGCAGCAGCACGACGGCTGGGTGGAGTTGGATTCCGAGGTCGGAGTGGGCTGTCACTTCGCGCTTTTCTTCCCGGTCGTCGAGGTGGGCGAGACGGCCGCAGTGGCGTAG